The following proteins come from a genomic window of Thermoleophilia bacterium:
- the mqnC gene encoding cyclic dehypoxanthinyl futalosine synthase: protein MPGHQVPGSGSRLSDAEALALLGSNDLLSVGARADWVRRRLHPRPEATFVIDRNINYTNVCVSACRFCAFYASPGSGAGYVLSEEAIHRKIEETLALGGTAVMLQGGLHPDLDLRWYESLFAGIKARYPIHLHSLSPPEIAHIARRSGVSIEEALRRLRNAGLDSLPGGGAEILVDRVRSEISPHKISTNAWLEVMRYAHALGMSSTATMMFGSLDTLAERVEHLRRIRDLQDETGGFTAFIPWTFQAGSTELEAGHAASTGYDYLRMLAVSRIYLDNVRNIQASWVTQGLRLGQVALAFGANDLGSTMIEENVVAATGIHHLCDVEDIVRAIRACGLTPVQRDSLYNEVRRWS from the coding sequence ATGCCGGGCCACCAGGTGCCCGGATCCGGATCTCGGCTCAGCGACGCTGAGGCGCTCGCGCTTCTCGGATCCAACGACCTTCTCTCAGTCGGGGCTCGCGCCGACTGGGTTCGTCGCCGGTTGCACCCGCGTCCGGAGGCCACGTTCGTCATCGATCGCAACATCAACTACACCAACGTTTGTGTCTCTGCATGTCGCTTCTGCGCCTTCTACGCGTCGCCCGGCAGTGGCGCGGGGTATGTGCTCTCGGAGGAAGCGATACATCGCAAGATTGAGGAGACGCTCGCGCTCGGCGGGACGGCGGTGATGTTGCAGGGCGGGCTCCATCCGGACCTTGACCTTCGCTGGTATGAGTCCCTGTTTGCGGGAATCAAGGCCCGCTACCCGATCCACCTTCACTCGCTCTCGCCGCCGGAGATCGCTCACATCGCTCGGCGGAGTGGCGTGTCGATTGAGGAGGCGCTTCGCCGTCTTCGCAATGCGGGACTCGATTCGCTCCCCGGCGGAGGAGCGGAGATACTGGTTGACCGTGTGCGGAGCGAGATTAGTCCTCACAAGATCTCGACCAATGCCTGGCTCGAGGTGATGCGGTACGCCCATGCTCTCGGGATGTCGTCTACGGCGACAATGATGTTCGGCTCTCTTGACACGCTGGCAGAACGTGTCGAACACCTGCGCCGCATTCGGGATCTGCAGGACGAAACGGGCGGCTTCACGGCCTTCATTCCGTGGACTTTCCAAGCCGGCTCTACCGAGCTCGAGGCGGGGCATGCCGCGTCGACCGGTTACGACTATCTCCGCATGCTCGCGGTCTCTCGCATCTACCTGGACAACGTCAGGAACATCCAGGCGTCATGGGTGACACAGGGCTTGCGCTTGGGGCAAGTTGCCTTGGCGTTTGGGGCCAACGATCTCGGATCGACGATGATCGAAGAGAATGTCGTCGCGGCCACTGGCATCCACCATCTCTGTGACGTCGAAGATATCGTTCGCGCAATTCGTGCCTGCGGCTTGACCCCAGTGCAGCGTGATTCCTTGTACAACGAGGTGCGCCGCTGG
- a CDS encoding menaquinone biosynthesis protein, producing the protein MTKPPAPVRVGRIEFVNCFPLYHHFVDELAERGMEASIVEGDPATLNTMLIDGQIDVALPSSIAFARHVDELALLPHVSISAFGAVDSVQLFTRVPLPAVRRIAITEKSATSVCLLRVLCAAWGLSPEFRKRSGSLAEVLEEYDALLLIGDEALYVLRAGVFPYHVDLGEEWRALTGLPMVFAVCAATRSFATARPRAVTAVGEALLASRDRCMADPVSTAAAAALRYEFSQQFLLDYFDKLRFCFTAEFRDGLVEFYKRAMAVGELAALPDVDILSASGGHPEAGVG; encoded by the coding sequence ATGACTAAGCCCCCGGCACCGGTGCGCGTGGGTCGCATCGAGTTCGTCAACTGCTTCCCGCTCTACCATCATTTCGTCGACGAACTCGCCGAGCGCGGCATGGAAGCAAGCATTGTTGAGGGCGATCCGGCGACGCTGAACACCATGTTGATTGATGGCCAGATCGACGTCGCCTTGCCGTCATCTATTGCCTTCGCGCGTCACGTCGACGAGCTCGCACTCTTGCCTCACGTGTCGATCAGCGCCTTCGGCGCCGTCGATTCGGTGCAACTCTTCACTCGCGTTCCGCTGCCGGCCGTGCGTCGGATTGCCATCACGGAGAAGAGCGCCACTTCGGTGTGTCTTCTCCGCGTCTTGTGTGCTGCCTGGGGTCTGTCCCCGGAATTCCGGAAGCGCAGCGGATCGCTTGCCGAGGTACTAGAGGAGTATGACGCTTTGCTGCTTATCGGCGATGAGGCGCTGTACGTGTTGCGCGCGGGGGTCTTTCCCTACCATGTGGACCTCGGTGAGGAGTGGCGTGCGTTGACCGGTCTCCCAATGGTCTTCGCCGTGTGCGCCGCCACTCGGTCTTTCGCGACGGCTCGGCCGCGAGCCGTGACCGCCGTTGGCGAGGCATTGCTGGCGTCTCGTGATCGCTGCATGGCCGATCCTGTGTCGACTGCTGCCGCGGCCGCGTTGCGCTACGAGTTCAGCCAGCAATTCCTGCTCGACTACTTCGACAAGCTGCGGTTCTGTTTCACGGCCGAGTTCCGCGATGGGCTGGTGGAGTTCTACAAGCGAGCTATGGCGGTTGGCGAACTGGCTGCGCTGCCGGATGTGGATATCTTGTCGGCGTCCGGCGGTCATCCTGAGGCCGGTGTCGGGTGA
- the mqnE gene encoding aminofutalosine synthase MqnE codes for MMPADIAALAGRAELEDVWARVSAGERLDASHAVRLLRTHDLLALGAMADFARARVVGDDVYFIRNRHINHTNVCRNRCLFCAFSHDEGDEGSYTLSVDEIVAKARDTLASEAISEIHIVGGEHPDLTLEYFVSMLRALKDLAPDVHIQAFTASEIAHFARVSGCSVAEVLVRLRDAGLGSLPGGGAEVFSGRVRGLICERKISGQEWLDVMREAHAVGLRSNATMLYGHVETADELADHMVRLRELQDQTGGFNAFIPLSFQPRNTRLDQLPGPTGFDDLRVLAVGRLVLDNFRHIKAFWINIGLKLAQVSLAFGVNDLDGTVVEERISHAAGVDTGQELSRSELVRVIRAAGRVPVERDTLYNDLRRYDSDVDD; via the coding sequence ATGATGCCAGCGGATATCGCTGCCTTGGCGGGCCGCGCCGAATTGGAAGATGTCTGGGCCCGAGTTTCGGCCGGCGAGCGTCTTGACGCATCTCATGCGGTTCGTCTGCTACGCACACACGATCTACTCGCGCTTGGCGCGATGGCCGACTTCGCGCGCGCGCGGGTTGTTGGTGACGACGTCTACTTCATCCGCAATCGTCACATCAACCACACGAATGTGTGCCGCAATCGCTGCCTCTTCTGTGCCTTCAGCCACGATGAGGGAGATGAGGGGTCGTACACGCTCAGCGTCGATGAGATTGTGGCGAAGGCGAGAGACACACTGGCTAGTGAGGCGATCAGCGAGATTCACATCGTGGGCGGCGAGCACCCGGATCTCACTCTCGAGTACTTCGTGAGCATGCTGCGCGCGCTCAAGGATCTCGCTCCAGACGTGCACATCCAAGCGTTCACGGCCAGCGAGATCGCACACTTCGCGAGGGTCAGCGGCTGCAGTGTTGCCGAGGTGCTCGTCAGACTGCGCGACGCTGGCCTCGGATCCCTCCCCGGTGGTGGTGCGGAGGTGTTCAGCGGGCGTGTGCGCGGACTCATCTGTGAACGAAAGATCAGCGGCCAGGAGTGGCTCGACGTCATGCGTGAGGCTCACGCCGTAGGGCTGAGGTCTAACGCGACGATGTTGTACGGTCATGTCGAGACGGCGGATGAGCTCGCGGACCATATGGTGCGGTTGCGCGAGCTCCAAGACCAAACCGGTGGCTTCAACGCGTTCATTCCGCTCTCCTTCCAGCCTCGCAATACGAGACTCGATCAGCTGCCGGGTCCTACCGGTTTCGATGATCTCAGGGTACTGGCTGTGGGGCGCCTTGTGCTCGACAACTTCCGCCACATCAAGGCATTCTGGATCAACATCGGCTTGAAGCTGGCGCAGGTGTCGTTGGCATTCGGCGTCAACGACCTTGATGGCACGGTCGTCGAAGAACGCATCAGCCATGCTGCGGGTGTCGATACCGGTCAGGAGCTGAGCCGCAGCGAACTGGTGCGCGTGATTCGCGCCGCTGGCCGAGTGCCCGTCGAGCGAGATACGCTGTACAACGACCTGCGGCGGTACGACAGCGATGTCGATGACTAA
- a CDS encoding polyprenyl synthetase family protein: protein MSAHSFSFSPALRRRYGGGLKRVEARLVDITAEPRGILGVACQATLKAGGKRIRPMLTLLCARTDAALSEGVVRAAVAVEVLHMATLVHDDVLDRADLRRGRPTVVREFGVGQAVSAGNYLLSRAFSELSATGAAAAVEALSAAAVGLSEGEVMQRDQTRRIDLSVAQYELRCERKTADLFAVACRLGAHLSNASRDHEASLAEFGRLLGLAFQVFDDVLDCSGNEQETGKRPGADVRDGTITLPLLLAMEREPGLAELLARDDLSPEDVDAVLSTVASTGAVARARDVAMRYIERARQTLDGCPSPVERELLAEVADQVVARYN from the coding sequence ATGAGCGCTCATTCCTTCAGCTTCTCTCCGGCGCTCAGACGGCGCTACGGCGGTGGTCTCAAGCGTGTGGAGGCGCGACTCGTTGACATTACGGCGGAGCCTCGAGGCATCTTGGGTGTGGCCTGCCAAGCCACCCTGAAGGCTGGGGGGAAACGCATTCGCCCCATGCTCACTCTTCTTTGTGCGCGCACCGACGCCGCCTTGTCCGAAGGGGTGGTTCGGGCAGCGGTCGCGGTCGAGGTGTTGCACATGGCGACTCTCGTGCATGATGACGTGCTTGATCGGGCCGATCTGCGGCGCGGGCGGCCAACGGTGGTTCGCGAGTTCGGTGTTGGGCAGGCAGTCTCGGCAGGCAACTACCTCCTGTCGCGCGCCTTCTCCGAGCTCTCGGCAACCGGTGCAGCGGCCGCGGTGGAAGCTCTCAGCGCCGCGGCCGTCGGCCTTTCCGAGGGCGAAGTGATGCAGCGTGATCAAACGCGGAGAATCGACCTCAGCGTGGCGCAGTACGAATTGAGGTGCGAGCGTAAGACGGCGGACTTGTTCGCTGTGGCGTGCCGCCTCGGTGCGCATCTCTCGAATGCCTCCCGTGACCACGAGGCGTCGTTGGCAGAGTTCGGTCGATTGCTCGGCCTTGCGTTCCAGGTGTTTGATGATGTCCTTGATTGCTCTGGCAATGAGCAGGAGACGGGTAAGCGGCCGGGTGCTGACGTTCGCGACGGAACCATAACGCTGCCCCTACTTCTTGCGATGGAGCGTGAGCCTGGACTTGCGGAGCTTCTCGCGCGCGACGATCTCTCGCCAGAGGATGTTGACGCGGTTCTCTCGACGGTTGCTTCTACGGGCGCCGTCGCGCGTGCTCGCGACGTGGCGATGCGATACATTGAGAGGGCTCGGCAGACGCTCGACGGCTGTCCGAGTCCGGTCGAACGCGAGCTCCTCGCGGAAGTCGCGGATCAGGTCGTCGCTCGGTACAACTGA
- a CDS encoding ubiquinone/menaquinone biosynthesis methyltransferase → MTVDLLERDPVRIESMFDELVPRYDLMNRVMTFGLDRSWRALAVRQLPTDIEGRALDLCCGTGDLTLALAGAFPALDVVGVDFSTEMIAAARRKAAAWAQALEASPPQFLRGDALRLPFENDWFSVATVGWGLRNVNDLAGVLSELLRVLRPGGRLVCLESTWPRERWARALHGVWMGYCVPALGSVVARQREAYSYLPASVQAFPRVDELAARMARSGFNGVRYRSLGLRAVAIHVGDKPLVALSA, encoded by the coding sequence GTGACTGTTGACCTTCTTGAGCGGGACCCCGTGCGCATTGAGAGCATGTTCGACGAACTCGTCCCTCGGTACGATCTCATGAATCGCGTGATGACTTTCGGTCTGGATCGTAGCTGGCGGGCGCTCGCTGTGCGGCAGTTGCCGACCGATATTGAGGGTCGCGCGCTCGATCTCTGTTGCGGGACCGGCGATCTTACGCTTGCGTTAGCAGGCGCTTTCCCCGCACTCGACGTGGTCGGGGTCGACTTCTCTACAGAGATGATCGCCGCCGCCCGGCGCAAGGCGGCCGCATGGGCGCAGGCCCTTGAGGCATCGCCGCCGCAATTCTTGCGCGGTGATGCTCTCCGTCTGCCGTTTGAGAATGACTGGTTCTCTGTAGCGACCGTGGGTTGGGGTTTGCGCAACGTGAACGACCTCGCCGGCGTGTTGTCGGAGTTGCTCAGGGTTCTGCGTCCGGGTGGCCGGTTGGTGTGCCTGGAGTCGACGTGGCCGCGGGAGCGGTGGGCGCGCGCTCTGCACGGTGTGTGGATGGGATACTGTGTGCCGGCTCTCGGCAGTGTAGTCGCGCGTCAGAGAGAGGCATACTCCTATCTGCCGGCATCAGTGCAGGCGTTTCCCCGTGTCGACGAGTTGGCGGCGCGCATGGCACGCAGCGGGTTCAACGGCGTGCGCTATCGTTCGCTTGGTCTTCGGGCTGTGGCGATCCACGTGGGCGACAAGCCGCTCGTTGCGCTCAGTGCATGA
- a CDS encoding UbiX family flavin prenyltransferase, with translation MGEPVLERRVEEGDRRVTFPARVFVGITGASGAPYALRLLTVLGAAGCRVELCVSDSGVTVLRHELGLSAHDRHDVIEALLARAGATATVHDPFDLAAPPASGSNAPDVVILCPCSMSSVAHVALGSTRTLIHRVADVALKERRTLIIVPRETPVTAIHLRRMLELAEAGAIIVPASPAFYFLPETLAEAVDHVVGKVLAVAGVEHHLFPPWEGEQS, from the coding sequence TTGGGAGAGCCGGTTCTTGAGCGCCGAGTCGAGGAGGGCGATCGTCGCGTGACCTTCCCTGCTCGTGTCTTCGTTGGTATCACCGGCGCTAGCGGGGCGCCATACGCGCTTCGCTTGCTGACCGTTCTCGGTGCCGCTGGCTGCCGGGTGGAGCTGTGCGTCTCCGACAGCGGCGTCACTGTGCTGCGCCACGAGCTTGGTCTGTCGGCGCACGATCGTCACGACGTCATTGAAGCTCTGCTCGCCCGGGCCGGCGCGACGGCCACAGTGCATGACCCGTTCGACCTGGCAGCACCGCCGGCGAGCGGAAGCAATGCACCCGACGTTGTCATTCTCTGCCCGTGCTCCATGAGCAGTGTTGCGCATGTGGCCTTGGGGTCAACCAGGACGCTGATTCATCGGGTCGCCGATGTGGCCCTCAAAGAACGTCGAACGCTGATTATCGTGCCGCGGGAGACACCAGTGACCGCCATTCACCTTCGACGCATGCTCGAACTCGCCGAAGCCGGCGCGATAATCGTTCCCGCGTCGCCGGCGTTCTACTTCCTCCCCGAGACGCTTGCCGAAGCGGTAGATCACGTGGTCGGCAAAGTCCTTGCGGTTGCCGGCGTCGAGCATCATCTCTTCCCCCCGTGGGAGGGAGAACAGTCGTGA
- a CDS encoding UbiA-like polyprenyltransferase has product MTRAEASPARTRSSPASASFLVRFARLIKVEHSVYALPFAYVGAFLAAGGWPGWADVIWITVAMVGARSCAMALNRLIDAPLDARNPRTAQREIPSGVVRSRDVWVFAVLAALVLVVAALNLSPPCAYLWPIPLVAFVVYPYTKRVTWFCHYVLGMTLGLAPAAAWVAVAGNASAQAWMLFFAVALWVGGFDAIYGIFDLEFDRAELVHSLAVSIGPRRTLAAAAMSHVGTLLLLAAVGWWSHLGVVYWVGLSLVGALLAWPHLDIRRRGLDHVGMRFMTINGGVGLVYGAVVILSLMASS; this is encoded by the coding sequence ATGACGCGTGCTGAGGCCTCTCCGGCGAGGACGCGGTCGTCACCCGCAAGCGCATCCTTTCTGGTCCGGTTCGCGCGACTCATCAAGGTAGAACACAGCGTCTACGCTTTGCCGTTCGCGTATGTCGGGGCTTTCCTGGCGGCGGGCGGCTGGCCTGGATGGGCAGACGTCATCTGGATCACCGTGGCGATGGTCGGTGCGCGGAGTTGCGCGATGGCGCTCAATCGGTTGATTGACGCTCCGCTTGACGCACGCAATCCGCGTACGGCACAGCGTGAGATCCCGTCGGGAGTCGTGCGCAGTCGTGACGTCTGGGTGTTTGCCGTGCTGGCTGCGCTCGTTCTCGTCGTTGCGGCTCTCAATCTATCGCCCCCGTGCGCGTACTTATGGCCAATTCCCTTGGTCGCGTTCGTCGTCTACCCGTATACGAAGCGCGTGACCTGGTTCTGCCACTATGTCCTCGGAATGACGCTCGGGCTCGCTCCGGCGGCGGCCTGGGTTGCGGTCGCCGGGAATGCCTCGGCGCAGGCTTGGATGCTCTTCTTCGCGGTTGCGCTTTGGGTTGGCGGCTTCGACGCGATCTACGGCATCTTCGATCTTGAGTTCGATCGCGCGGAGCTTGTCCACTCGCTTGCGGTCAGCATTGGGCCGCGGCGTACTCTCGCTGCCGCGGCCATGTCGCATGTCGGAACGCTGCTCCTCCTGGCTGCAGTGGGGTGGTGGTCTCATCTGGGTGTGGTCTACTGGGTTGGCCTGTCATTGGTCGGTGCGCTCCTCGCGTGGCCCCATCTGGATATTCGTCGCCGTGGGTTAGACCATGTCGGCATGCGCTTCATGACGATCAACGGCGGCGTGGGCTTAGTCTACGGAGCGGTCGTCATCCTCTCGCTGATGGCTTCTTCGTAA
- a CDS encoding menaquinone biosynthesis decarboxylase — protein MDLRAFISLLERAGELSRVRCSVDPYLEMAEIADRASKAHGPALLFESPVRPAGAVGPAMPVLMNQLGSYRRLELALGRPLDDIAGRIAELVELQVPSGLIGKVKALGQLRELASFTPVVGKKASWREVGVEPPDLARLPVLTTWPGDGGPFITLPVVVTKDAKGRRNAGMYRLQVYDSTSTGMHWHMHHDGACNYREAGGRLEVAVALGTDPAVTYAATAPLPPGIDEFMFAGFLRGAPIELARCETVDLEVPADAEIVLEGYVERDERRREGPFGDHTGYYSLADEYPVFHLTAMSHRKDAIYPATIVGRPPMEDAYLGKATERLFLPLLRLVQPEIRDMDLPIEGVFHDCAIISIRKSYPGHAHKVMNAVWGMGQMMFTKFVVVVDEHVDVHDYSEVAWRVFNNVDPSRDCVVTRGPLDVLDHSGSSPRFGAKMGIDATRTWAEEGYARDWPDEIAMDPEVKAQVSRRWAEYGLPFR, from the coding sequence GTGGATCTGCGTGCATTCATCTCGCTCCTGGAGCGTGCCGGCGAGTTGTCGCGCGTACGTTGCTCGGTTGATCCGTATCTGGAGATGGCGGAGATTGCGGACCGAGCAAGCAAGGCTCACGGGCCGGCGCTTCTCTTCGAGTCGCCGGTTCGACCGGCAGGCGCAGTCGGCCCGGCCATGCCGGTGCTCATGAATCAGCTCGGTTCGTACCGTCGCCTCGAGCTGGCTCTGGGGCGGCCTCTCGACGATATCGCGGGTCGCATTGCAGAGCTCGTCGAGCTCCAAGTGCCCTCAGGTCTGATCGGTAAGGTCAAGGCTCTGGGCCAGTTGCGCGAACTCGCCTCATTCACGCCGGTAGTCGGCAAGAAGGCGAGCTGGCGTGAGGTTGGTGTCGAGCCACCGGATCTGGCTCGTCTACCGGTTCTGACGACATGGCCAGGCGATGGCGGCCCATTCATCACATTGCCGGTTGTGGTGACGAAGGATGCGAAGGGACGGCGCAACGCCGGCATGTATCGGCTGCAGGTGTACGATTCGACGTCGACCGGCATGCATTGGCACATGCATCACGATGGCGCCTGCAACTATCGCGAGGCCGGAGGGAGGCTCGAGGTTGCTGTTGCGCTCGGGACAGATCCCGCGGTCACTTACGCCGCGACGGCGCCTCTGCCGCCGGGCATCGATGAATTCATGTTCGCCGGGTTCCTGCGAGGTGCGCCGATTGAGCTAGCTCGCTGCGAGACAGTCGATCTCGAGGTGCCCGCCGACGCGGAGATCGTCCTCGAGGGGTACGTGGAGCGCGATGAACGGCGCCGCGAGGGTCCTTTCGGCGATCATACCGGCTACTACTCGCTTGCCGACGAGTATCCCGTGTTCCACCTCACGGCGATGAGTCACCGCAAAGACGCGATCTATCCGGCGACCATCGTGGGTCGACCTCCAATGGAGGATGCCTACCTCGGAAAAGCCACGGAGCGACTCTTCCTCCCGTTGCTGCGCCTGGTGCAGCCGGAGATTCGCGACATGGACTTGCCTATCGAGGGTGTCTTTCATGATTGCGCCATTATCAGCATCAGGAAGTCCTATCCCGGCCATGCTCACAAGGTCATGAACGCTGTATGGGGAATGGGGCAGATGATGTTCACGAAGTTCGTCGTCGTTGTGGATGAGCATGTGGACGTCCATGACTACAGCGAGGTTGCCTGGCGTGTCTTCAACAACGTTGACCCCAGTCGCGACTGCGTGGTCACGCGAGGTCCGCTCGACGTTCTCGACCACTCCGGCTCATCACCCCGCTTTGGCGCCAAGATGGGGATCGACGCGACTCGTACCTGGGCCGAGGAGGGTTACGCACGGGACTGGCCGGATGAGATCGCCATGGATCCGGAAGTCAAGGCGCAGGTGTCTCGGCGCTGGGCGGAGTACGGACTGCCCTTCCGATGA
- a CDS encoding redox-sensing transcriptional repressor Rex, with protein sequence MGYDISRRVVPAVAVPRLTLYLRKLQELEAQGVTRVSSRDLADLVGFNAAQIRKDLSYLGEFGTRGVGYEVARLVEEIDHCLGLDREWHVVIVGAGLLGTALARYRGFAQQGFRLVGIFDVSDVVVGTGQGDGTVRSIDELEALCRRQRVDIALVTVPASAAEATIARLGAAGVRAILNFAPIKVLSPKGVIVRQVDLSSELMSLTYYLQGEA encoded by the coding sequence ATGGGGTACGACATAAGTCGCAGGGTCGTGCCGGCCGTAGCCGTGCCTCGACTGACGTTGTACCTGCGCAAGCTCCAGGAGCTCGAGGCTCAAGGCGTGACGCGAGTGTCGTCCCGCGATCTGGCTGATCTCGTGGGGTTCAACGCAGCGCAGATTCGCAAGGACCTGTCGTATCTTGGGGAGTTCGGCACGCGCGGTGTGGGCTACGAGGTCGCCCGTTTGGTCGAAGAGATCGATCACTGCCTGGGTCTCGATCGCGAATGGCATGTTGTTATCGTGGGGGCTGGCCTTCTTGGTACGGCGTTGGCTCGCTATCGCGGGTTCGCGCAGCAGGGCTTTCGTCTTGTCGGCATCTTCGACGTGTCCGACGTCGTTGTCGGTACGGGTCAAGGTGATGGCACGGTTCGGAGCATTGACGAACTTGAGGCGCTGTGTCGTCGGCAACGTGTCGATATCGCACTGGTCACGGTTCCTGCTTCAGCAGCCGAGGCGACAATTGCACGCCTCGGCGCTGCCGGTGTGCGCGCCATCCTCAACTTCGCGCCGATCAAGGTGCTCTCACCAAAGGGTGTGATTGTGCGTCAGGTTGACCTCTCGAGCGAACTCATGTCGCTGACGTACTATCTGCAAGGCGAGGCGTAG
- a CDS encoding GNAT family N-acetyltransferase: MAVSIRHAGPGDEPAILHFVEELVQTSGSRVRPDEHQVRRYLATAETTILLAADERAVVGMLSYSTRPALLFPGSTGEIESLVVRADRRGEGIGKKLLRTGLRLMQDAGCVEISTSVAPENTRGQHLFFDHGLSDASVRLATHRR; encoded by the coding sequence ATGGCCGTTTCAATCAGGCATGCCGGACCAGGAGATGAGCCCGCCATCCTCCATTTCGTCGAAGAACTCGTCCAGACGAGCGGGAGTCGCGTCCGCCCCGACGAGCACCAGGTTCGTCGTTATCTCGCCACCGCAGAGACGACCATCTTGCTCGCAGCCGACGAACGCGCCGTGGTCGGCATGCTGAGCTACTCGACTCGACCTGCCTTGCTCTTCCCGGGAAGCACAGGCGAGATCGAATCGCTCGTGGTACGAGCCGACCGACGCGGCGAGGGCATTGGCAAGAAGCTTCTGCGCACCGGATTGCGACTGATGCAGGATGCGGGGTGCGTCGAAATCAGCACAAGTGTCGCTCCAGAGAACACGCGCGGGCAACACCTGTTCTTTGACCACGGACTGAGCGACGCCTCGGTGCGACTGGCCACGCACCGGCGTTAG
- the hemB gene encoding porphobilinogen synthase: MYYPTYRMRRLRRTRAMRDMLRETTLSIEDLVHPLVVVAGENVKEPLSAMPGCFQFSIGNLLAEVRESVHVGLRAIYLFGVPSHRDSAATGAYDAEGIVQMAVRAIKDEFPELLVITDVCLCSYMDHGHCGVFQDGEIVNDVTLELLAKTAVTHAESGADIIAPSDMMDGRVAAIRSALDDEGLIDTAIMPSSVTLASAYDDMGALTRRAHPGSGDRRTYQIDCANAEEAVREVLLDIEEGADIVMVKPALLGLDIVRAVKQETRFPLAALSGSGEYAMLRAAALQGWLDERAAALEAATAIKRAGADMIITYHAKDLARWLS, encoded by the coding sequence ATGTACTACCCCACGTATCGGATGAGGCGTCTGCGTCGCACGCGGGCAATGCGCGACATGTTGCGCGAGACGACGTTGAGCATCGAGGATCTCGTTCATCCCCTCGTCGTGGTCGCTGGAGAGAACGTCAAGGAACCGCTCTCGGCTATGCCGGGCTGCTTCCAGTTCTCCATTGGGAATCTGCTCGCCGAAGTGCGCGAAAGCGTTCACGTTGGTCTCCGGGCGATCTACCTGTTTGGCGTGCCCTCGCATCGTGATTCTGCTGCGACAGGAGCCTACGACGCGGAAGGCATTGTCCAAATGGCGGTGCGTGCCATCAAGGACGAGTTCCCGGAGCTCTTGGTGATCACGGACGTGTGTCTCTGCTCCTACATGGATCATGGTCATTGCGGTGTCTTTCAAGATGGAGAGATCGTCAATGATGTCACGCTGGAGTTGCTCGCGAAGACGGCCGTCACTCACGCGGAGAGTGGGGCCGACATCATCGCTCCCAGTGACATGATGGACGGGCGAGTGGCGGCAATCCGTAGCGCGCTCGATGACGAGGGTCTCATTGACACTGCGATCATGCCGTCATCTGTCACTCTTGCGTCGGCCTATGACGACATGGGTGCGCTGACGCGTCGAGCGCACCCGGGCAGCGGGGATCGCCGGACTTACCAGATCGACTGCGCCAATGCCGAGGAAGCGGTGCGTGAAGTGTTGCTGGACATTGAAGAGGGTGCCGACATCGTCATGGTGAAGCCGGCGCTTCTGGGTCTCGACATCGTTCGCGCGGTCAAGCAGGAGACGAGGTTCCCGTTGGCCGCTTTGAGCGGGAGCGGCGAGTACGCGATGCTACGCGCGGCGGCGCTCCAAGGGTGGCTCGATGAGCGAGCGGCGGCGCTCGAGGCGGCGACCGCGATCAAGCGGGCCGGCGCCGACATGATCATTACGTACCATGCCAAGGATCTGGCGCGCTGGCTCTCGTAG